The following proteins are encoded in a genomic region of Methanoculleus bourgensis MS2:
- a CDS encoding adenosylhomocysteinase — protein MKSGDLKIAWAGQYMPVLSSIRKRFDEERPFAGMTVGMALHVEAKTAVLVETLAAGGAEVHITGCNPLSTQDDVSAALNTRQGIHSYARRGAGVEEYYAAIDRVLDARPAITIDDGMDLIHRIHTERREVLDSIIGGCEETTTGIHRLRAMARDGALAFPVIAVNDTPMKHFFDNVHGTGESSLASIMITTNVLIAGKQIVVAGYGFCGRGLAQKARNLGARVIVTEVDPRRALQAHMDGFDVMTMDQAAPLGDIFVTTTGNTSIITERHFPNLKNGAILANAGHFNVEIDVEWLASHSDSVIHRDGIDTYTLGGKAIHLLAEGRLVNLATPKGMGHPIEVMDLSFSVQALSAEFIAKHGRQLAPGVHDVPSVIDEEVARLKLAALGLSIDRLTPEQETYMSSWTIGT, from the coding sequence ATGAAGTCTGGAGATCTAAAAATTGCGTGGGCGGGGCAGTATATGCCGGTACTCTCGTCCATTCGGAAGCGATTTGATGAGGAGAGGCCGTTTGCCGGCATGACTGTCGGTATGGCCCTGCATGTCGAGGCAAAGACCGCGGTGCTGGTCGAGACCCTGGCGGCAGGTGGTGCGGAGGTTCATATCACGGGGTGCAACCCCCTCTCGACCCAGGACGACGTCTCGGCGGCGCTCAATACCCGGCAGGGGATCCACTCCTATGCCCGGCGCGGCGCCGGCGTCGAGGAGTACTACGCGGCCATCGACCGGGTGCTCGATGCCCGCCCTGCCATCACCATCGACGACGGTATGGACCTGATCCATCGCATCCACACCGAACGGCGGGAGGTGCTGGACTCGATCATAGGCGGGTGCGAGGAGACCACGACCGGTATCCACCGGCTCCGGGCGATGGCACGGGACGGGGCGCTCGCGTTCCCGGTCATCGCCGTCAACGATACCCCGATGAAGCATTTCTTCGACAACGTCCACGGCACCGGGGAGAGTTCGCTTGCGTCTATCATGATAACGACAAACGTCCTCATCGCCGGTAAGCAGATTGTCGTTGCAGGCTATGGTTTCTGCGGCCGGGGGCTTGCGCAGAAGGCCCGGAACCTCGGCGCCCGTGTCATCGTGACCGAGGTCGACCCCAGGAGGGCGCTACAGGCACATATGGACGGGTTTGACGTCATGACGATGGACCAGGCGGCCCCCCTCGGTGATATCTTCGTCACCACCACCGGGAATACGAGCATCATCACGGAGCGGCATTTCCCGAACCTGAAGAACGGGGCCATCCTCGCCAACGCCGGGCACTTCAACGTGGAGATCGACGTCGAGTGGCTCGCATCGCACAGTGACTCTGTCATCCACCGGGACGGCATCGATACCTACACCCTCGGCGGCAAGGCCATCCATCTCCTCGCCGAAGGAAGACTCGTGAACCTCGCAACACCGAAGGGCATGGGCCACCCCATTGAGGTGATGGACCTGAGTTTCTCAGTCCAGGCTCTCTCTGCAGAGTTTATCGCAAAACACGGTCGTCAACTTGCTCCAGGCGTGCACGACGTCCCTTCGGTCATCGATGAGGAGGTGGCACGGTTGAAGCTTGCCGCGCTCGGCCTCTCTATCGACCGGCTGACACCGGAGCAGGAAACCTACATGAGCAGCTGGACGATCGGGACGTAA
- the modA gene encoding molybdate ABC transporter substrate-binding protein — protein sequence MKRSTPATLVAVSLLIIAGLLVAGCTTTQQETPGETTLTVFTAASLTGAFTDIGKAYEAKNENVKVEFVFDGSQTLRTQIEQGATPDIFVSASTKHMKALQGAGFMDNDTVAPFLGNSLALVVPADNPAKITGVADLNKSGVKLVIGTKDVPFGDYTRQMLDKMAADPKYGEAYRDAVMKNVISEETAVTSVMPKLMLGEADASFVYKSDVSKDDRDKLTRLDVPSEYNVMATYPLGILTESSQKTEAESFIAFVRGPDGSAILTEYGFDPIPAGK from the coding sequence ATGAAACGATCGACCCCGGCAACTCTTGTTGCAGTAAGTCTTCTGATCATCGCCGGTCTCCTGGTTGCGGGATGCACAACCACCCAGCAGGAGACTCCTGGAGAGACAACCCTGACCGTCTTTACGGCAGCATCGCTCACAGGAGCCTTCACTGATATCGGCAAAGCCTACGAGGCAAAGAACGAAAACGTCAAGGTCGAATTTGTCTTCGACGGTTCGCAGACCCTCCGCACCCAGATCGAGCAGGGAGCGACCCCTGATATCTTCGTCTCCGCGAGCACGAAGCACATGAAAGCGCTCCAGGGTGCTGGATTCATGGACAACGACACCGTGGCTCCGTTCCTCGGGAACAGCCTGGCCCTGGTTGTCCCGGCCGATAACCCGGCAAAGATCACCGGCGTTGCGGACCTGAATAAATCGGGTGTGAAACTTGTCATCGGCACCAAGGATGTCCCCTTCGGCGACTATACCCGGCAGATGCTCGACAAGATGGCCGCCGATCCCAAATACGGTGAGGCCTACCGCGATGCTGTGATGAAGAACGTCATCTCCGAGGAGACCGCGGTGACGTCCGTGATGCCCAAACTGATGCTCGGCGAAGCGGATGCATCGTTCGTCTACAAGTCGGATGTCTCCAAGGACGACCGGGACAAGCTGACGCGGCTCGACGTCCCATCGGAGTACAACGTCATGGCCACATACCCGCTCGGCATCCTTACGGAGTCGTCGCAGAAGACTGAAGCAGAGTCGTTCATAGCATTCGTCCGCGGTCCGGACGGCAGCGCCATTCTGACAGAATATGGATTTGACCCGATTCCGGCAGGAAAGTGA
- a CDS encoding ABC transporter permease codes for MDLTRFRQESEVLRHSSRTRPGRAALTLLVAALLALFLLFVTVPVASLFLRISPEAFFRSLAEPVVLDALSLSLVTATISTVIVVVFGTPLALVNARHDYRGRDIVDTLTDLPIVLPPAVAGIALLMAFGRRGVVGQYLDVFGIHIAFTTVAVVLAQVFVASPFYIRQAKASFEAVDRLYEDAARTLGASPWTVALRITVPLAWGGLVSGAILSFARALGEFGATIMFAGNFQGKTQTMPLAIYTTMQGDLDAAISLAIILVVISFAVIAAVKVVTRRKF; via the coding sequence ATGGATTTGACCCGATTCCGGCAGGAAAGTGAGGTACTCCGGCACAGCAGCCGGACGCGACCGGGGAGGGCGGCACTCACCCTCCTCGTCGCCGCCCTTCTCGCTCTCTTCCTTCTCTTTGTCACGGTACCGGTAGCCTCGCTCTTTCTGCGCATATCGCCCGAGGCGTTCTTCCGCTCGCTTGCCGAGCCGGTGGTGCTCGATGCACTCTCGCTCTCCCTCGTCACCGCGACGATAAGTACGGTGATCGTCGTCGTCTTCGGGACGCCGCTTGCCCTGGTAAACGCCCGGCATGACTACCGCGGCAGGGATATCGTCGACACCCTCACCGATCTCCCAATCGTCCTGCCGCCGGCGGTGGCGGGCATCGCGCTTCTCATGGCCTTCGGCCGACGGGGCGTCGTCGGGCAGTACCTCGACGTCTTCGGTATTCATATCGCCTTCACCACAGTCGCGGTGGTCCTGGCCCAGGTCTTTGTGGCCTCGCCGTTCTATATCAGGCAGGCGAAGGCGAGTTTCGAGGCGGTCGACCGGCTCTACGAGGACGCGGCACGGACCCTTGGCGCATCCCCCTGGACCGTCGCCCTCCGGATCACCGTCCCGCTTGCGTGGGGCGGGCTCGTCTCAGGGGCGATACTCTCGTTCGCGCGGGCGCTCGGGGAGTTCGGCGCCACGATCATGTTCGCCGGGAACTTCCAGGGTAAGACCCAGACGATGCCGCTTGCGATCTATACAACCATGCAGGGGGACCTCGATGCTGCGATAAGCCTTGCAATCATCCTCGTCGTGATATCGTTTGCCGTGATCGCCGCAGTGAAGGTCGTCACCCGGAGGAAATTCTGA
- a CDS encoding DNA-3-methyladenine glycosylase family protein: MTTITLRPDQPFDLDRTLSCGQAFRWEKVEGWWQGIVDGRAIRIRQDERHLTFSGVDTGFVRDYFRLDQDLPAILSSIDRDPVIAAAIRECRGLRLARQQPWECLVSYICATNTNIPAVKRRVALMAERFGRPVDGPFGTAYTFPEPEVLASVSRADLRDCRLGYRTDYVSSTAAFATEHPDWAERIAALTFEDARQALMEFRGVGPKAADCVLLFAFGFFEAFPVDVWIHRIMAETYLPDLTGKSCTPRDYERIRRFARDHFGEYAGYAQEYLYCVRDRAGQKRGGR; encoded by the coding sequence ATGACAACGATCACGCTCCGGCCCGACCAGCCGTTTGACCTCGACCGGACGCTCTCCTGCGGGCAGGCCTTCCGCTGGGAGAAGGTGGAGGGATGGTGGCAGGGTATCGTCGACGGCCGGGCTATCCGGATCCGACAGGACGAACGCCATCTCACGTTTTCCGGGGTGGATACGGGGTTCGTCCGCGACTACTTCAGGCTCGATCAGGACCTTCCCGCCATCCTCTCGTCCATCGACCGCGACCCGGTGATCGCCGCGGCGATCCGGGAATGCCGGGGCCTGCGCCTCGCGAGACAACAACCGTGGGAGTGCCTGGTCTCGTATATCTGTGCCACGAATACAAACATCCCGGCGGTGAAGCGCCGGGTCGCACTCATGGCAGAACGGTTTGGGAGACCGGTGGACGGGCCCTTCGGCACGGCGTACACGTTCCCGGAGCCGGAGGTGCTGGCATCGGTCTCCCGCGCGGATCTCAGGGACTGCAGGCTCGGCTACCGGACAGATTATGTCTCCAGCACCGCCGCCTTCGCAACAGAACACCCAGACTGGGCAGAGAGGATAGCGGCCCTCACGTTTGAGGATGCACGGCAGGCGCTGATGGAGTTCCGGGGTGTCGGGCCGAAGGCGGCCGACTGTGTGCTGCTCTTTGCGTTCGGGTTCTTCGAGGCGTTCCCGGTCGATGTCTGGATACACCGGATCATGGCGGAGACCTACCTGCCGGACCTTACCGGGAAGAGTTGCACCCCGCGAGATTACGAGAGGATCCGGCGGTTTGCACGGGACCACTTTGGGGAGTACGCCGGGTATGCGCAGGAGTACCTCTACTGCGTGCGGGACCGAGCCGGGCAGAAGAGGGGCGGCCGGTAG
- the nifB gene encoding nitrogenase cofactor biosynthesis protein NifB: MADESYRTATVQGKEVPYDPEQLRKISEHPCYSDKACHAFGRCHIPVAPKCNIQCNYCIRDFDCVNESRPGVTSKVLSPEESLDLVRRVVKDYPYVKVVGIAGPGEPLANPETFEALRLVHEEFPHLIMCISTNGLVLPESIEELAKYDVGNVTVTLNAIDPAIGEKIYSWVEYNGKKYHGREAAELLLSQQLKGIEMAVAKKMFVKINTVYIPGVNDEHIPEIAKKVGEMGAFTFNVIPLIPQYKFAGITPPTPKEKREMQDRCAPYIKQMRHCARCRADAIGKLGQDVQSCVYREQGK; the protein is encoded by the coding sequence ATGGCCGACGAATCGTATCGGACCGCGACGGTCCAGGGCAAGGAAGTCCCCTACGATCCTGAGCAATTACGCAAGATCAGCGAGCACCCCTGCTACTCTGACAAAGCATGCCATGCCTTCGGGCGGTGCCACATCCCCGTCGCCCCGAAGTGCAACATCCAATGCAACTATTGCATACGCGACTTTGACTGCGTGAACGAGAGCCGGCCGGGTGTGACAAGCAAGGTTCTCTCTCCGGAGGAATCCCTCGACCTAGTCAGGAGGGTCGTTAAGGACTACCCCTACGTGAAGGTGGTCGGCATCGCAGGACCGGGCGAGCCGCTTGCAAACCCCGAGACGTTTGAGGCGCTCAGGCTGGTCCACGAGGAGTTCCCGCACCTGATCATGTGCATCAGCACAAACGGTCTCGTGCTCCCTGAGTCGATAGAAGAACTGGCGAAGTACGATGTCGGGAACGTTACGGTCACGCTCAACGCTATCGACCCTGCGATAGGGGAGAAGATCTACTCCTGGGTTGAGTACAACGGGAAGAAGTACCATGGGCGCGAGGCGGCGGAACTCCTCCTCTCCCAGCAGTTGAAAGGGATCGAGATGGCGGTTGCAAAGAAGATGTTCGTCAAGATAAACACCGTCTACATCCCCGGGGTCAACGACGAGCATATCCCCGAGATCGCAAAGAAGGTCGGTGAGATGGGGGCGTTCACCTTCAACGTCATCCCGCTCATCCCGCAGTACAAGTTCGCCGGGATCACCCCGCCCACGCCAAAGGAGAAGCGGGAGATGCAGGACCGGTGCGCCCCTTACATCAAGCAGATGCGCCACTGTGCGCGCTGCCGGGCGGACGCCATCGGGAAACTCGGCCAGGACGTGCAGTCCTGCGTCTACCGTGAACAGGGGAAGTAA
- a CDS encoding methyltransferase domain-containing protein — translation MTDETHTDEPPDSRRKGKHQKRTLGPVPDLEEHVKSDWWKGIFNRLYLKTDGDVVDDQQITRSEIDRITRVLHLQPDEKVLDLCCGQGRHTLELARRGYSAEGLDQSHYLIQRARSTAKKEGMQVRFREGDARRLPYRADTYDAVLVLGNSFGYFDSVEEDLRILMELRRVLKPWGRVLLDVADGEYLKDHFQPRSWEWIDPAMFVCRERSLSLDGQRLISREVITDVDRGVVADQFYAERLYTAENLRQLLERAGFSGITFHDIATESRRNQDLGMMERRHIVTAVLRKEWSTTKVRGGERAKHVAVLLGDPTRPDALKPSCVFDDDDFYTIDQMKAALRELKGYRFTYLCKHDTMIQDLAKLKGKVDYVLNLCDEGFNNDPRRELHVPALLEMLGIPYTGSGPQSLAFCYDKSLVRGVAKEMGIPVPDACFITPGDRTYDAGMKLPAIVKPNTGDSSYGITQKSVANTLEDLADVINSLRATVGYDHSLLVEEFLTGKDISVGIIGNPSGYCTVLPITEEDYSALPPELPRLCGYEAKWLPDSPYWKIVSRPANLPEETEKVVVRCCLALFERLECRDYCRFDWRLDEHGNPKLLEVNPNPGWCWDGHLAKMAKYAGISYSGMLGQILKAAEERFGMEQETGAREAGKESLPLDITRETA, via the coding sequence ATGACCGACGAGACCCACACAGACGAACCCCCTGATAGCAGACGGAAGGGAAAACATCAGAAACGGACGCTTGGTCCGGTTCCCGACCTTGAAGAGCATGTGAAATCCGACTGGTGGAAGGGTATCTTCAACCGCCTCTACCTCAAGACAGACGGCGACGTCGTCGACGACCAGCAGATCACCAGGTCTGAGATCGACCGGATTACCCGGGTCCTGCATCTCCAGCCTGATGAGAAGGTACTCGACCTCTGCTGCGGCCAAGGGAGGCATACACTCGAACTCGCTCGACGTGGCTACAGCGCCGAAGGCCTCGACCAGTCGCACTACCTGATCCAGCGGGCCCGGTCGACCGCAAAGAAAGAGGGGATGCAGGTCAGGTTCCGGGAGGGGGACGCACGCCGGCTGCCGTACCGCGCCGACACCTACGACGCCGTCCTCGTCCTCGGGAACAGTTTCGGCTACTTTGATTCCGTCGAGGAAGACCTGCGGATCCTCATGGAACTCAGGCGCGTCCTCAAGCCCTGGGGGCGGGTGCTCCTGGATGTGGCCGACGGCGAGTACCTGAAAGACCACTTCCAGCCAAGGTCGTGGGAGTGGATCGACCCGGCGATGTTCGTCTGCCGGGAGCGGTCCCTCTCGCTCGATGGGCAGCGCCTGATCTCAAGGGAGGTGATCACGGATGTCGACAGGGGCGTCGTAGCCGACCAGTTCTATGCTGAACGCCTCTACACCGCCGAGAACCTCCGGCAGCTCCTGGAACGGGCAGGTTTCTCCGGCATCACCTTCCATGATATCGCCACGGAGTCACGGCGGAACCAGGACCTCGGTATGATGGAGCGCCGCCATATCGTTACCGCGGTTCTCAGGAAGGAGTGGTCGACAACGAAGGTAAGGGGCGGGGAGAGAGCAAAACACGTCGCGGTACTGCTCGGCGACCCGACCAGGCCGGACGCCCTGAAACCGTCCTGCGTCTTTGATGACGACGACTTCTACACCATCGACCAGATGAAGGCAGCGCTCCGGGAACTGAAAGGTTACCGGTTCACCTACCTCTGCAAGCACGACACGATGATCCAGGACCTCGCAAAACTGAAAGGGAAGGTGGACTACGTCCTCAACCTCTGTGACGAGGGGTTCAACAATGACCCGAGGAGAGAACTCCACGTGCCTGCGCTCCTGGAGATGCTCGGGATCCCGTACACGGGGTCAGGGCCGCAGTCGCTTGCGTTCTGCTACGACAAATCGCTCGTGCGCGGCGTCGCGAAAGAGATGGGAATCCCGGTGCCGGACGCCTGTTTCATCACGCCCGGCGACCGCACCTACGACGCCGGGATGAAACTCCCTGCCATCGTCAAGCCCAACACCGGCGACTCCTCGTATGGTATCACGCAAAAGAGCGTCGCCAACACCCTCGAAGACCTCGCCGATGTCATCAACTCCCTCCGGGCAACGGTTGGCTATGATCACTCGCTCCTCGTCGAGGAGTTCCTCACCGGAAAAGATATCAGCGTCGGCATCATCGGGAACCCCTCAGGGTACTGCACGGTGCTTCCTATCACTGAGGAGGACTACTCAGCGCTGCCCCCTGAACTTCCCCGGCTCTGCGGCTACGAAGCGAAGTGGCTCCCGGATTCGCCGTACTGGAAGATTGTATCGAGGCCCGCAAACCTCCCTGAGGAGACCGAGAAGGTAGTCGTCCGGTGCTGCCTCGCCCTCTTTGAGCGTCTGGAGTGCCGCGATTACTGCCGGTTTGACTGGCGCCTGGACGAGCACGGCAACCCAAAACTCCTTGAGGTCAACCCGAACCCGGGCTGGTGCTGGGACGGCCACCTCGCAAAGATGGCGAAGTATGCGGGTATTTCATATTCCGGGATGCTCGGGCAGATCCTGAAGGCGGCGGAGGAGCGGTTCGGGATGGAACAGGAGACCGGTGCGCGGGAGGCCGGGAAGGAGTCTCTCCCGCTCGACATCACCCGGGAGACCGCCTGA